Genomic window (Candidatus Nitrosocosmicus franklandus):
CAAAATACATTTGATGAGTATTCTAAATGATTATTCCTTTATCGTTAGTATGATTGGCAGCGGGTTCGGAGGGATTAAGTTCCGAATAGTATAAAGGTTAGGAGGAAAGTCCGAGATCTGGGGGTAATTAAGGAAGAATTAAGCTCAGTAATTTGCGATTTACAAATCCTTTGATTCATTCTAGTATTTTGCAATAGAATCTCTCAAACTGCAATAGCAGAAAATTCATTTATTAAAACGCAATCAATGGAAAGTGATATTTCCATACTTTGTCAAACAATGTTAGTTGTGAATCGACATGGATTTCGTTATTACTTCATAGAACAAGTGGAAAGATCTATATTTTAAATGATAGTAACGATTAGAGTAATCTACAAGCGATAAGCGCCACAACATACTTAATAGATAGGAAATGTATATAGACAATGTGATAAGCGAAAAAAAAAATTCTAACCCTATGGTTGCACCATTAAACTATTCCTTTAAGAAATTTTCATCGATTGGACCTTTCGTTGATCTTGACGGAAAGATTAAACACTGTGTAATTTGCGGCATTCCAGCTACTCAGGAAGCAATATTTACTGTGGATGGAGCCATCATTGTAGAAAAATACTGTGATTCATGCTCAAAAAAGGATATAAAATAACAAATACCAAAAAACAGTTTGTCGGACCTTTGCCTCAGAAATAGGCAGTAGTCATTATTACTGAAAGATTTAATGAATGAAAATTAATAATTAGTATAAAACTTATCCTATCGATTTTCTTACTAATATAGTGATCCTACTAAGCAGTAAATCATAGTTCTAACTAAGAATGTATAGCAAGACTGTAATTTCTGTTATCACTATAAAAGACTAATATACCATGAGCCTGTATTATATACTGTGACGCTAAGAATTAAATGTAAGCTATGTGACTTTAACCATATTTCCAATATTTACCGAATGGGTGATCATACTTTCCATAAGAATTTTTCAAATTTAGAAAGCTGCCCAAGTTGTGGACATGTATCTAAATGTGTTGAATCAGATTATATTTTATAGGTCATCTTGGCATAATATAGATAAATTAGCCTAAGCAAGAAACAATAAAAAATAAATCTTCACAGGATAAATAAAATAATGTAAATGAAATTTTAGGATTTCCCAGGTTATCTTTATTTCTCCTCTTGTCTATGATTCTAATATCATTTTTTATAATAGGTCTAGTTACTCAACAGATAGCGACATACTCTAATATTATTAAAAAGGCAAGAAAATTTGCAGATAATCAGTTTTAGAGGATTAGTCAACTAGAACGTTTCTTGAGACATTTTTTTGGTCAGCTAAAATTATTGATTTAATAACTCAATTCGATTAGACATAATTAATGTAGAATCCGCTAGAGATACGAAATCAACCTTATTAGATAATGGTCAAAGCAATTTTATCATCGAATAGTTTGTAATATTATTTAAAATAGGATAATACCGTAGTTTGTAAATATATCTGGCGACTTAATTGGTTAGGTGACAATGTTAAATGGATCATTTCAGCATACAGTCATGAGTAGTAACCATACTTTAAGCAAATAAAATGCTTACCAATGCTAATATTCAGTATTAGAAGTGAGTTGAGCAATAAGTAGTCAATTATTGAAACATGTGAACCATTTTTATAAGAAATAATCATCGAACATGCATTCGCCTATAAACTATGCTACATGATAAAAAAAGTGCTAGTTGTTTGGATAGTTTATTAAAATCAGTATTAAAGCGTCAGATGCCTTATTTTATAGGAGGCACAATAACTGGAACAATTATGGCTTTTTATTATGGATTCTTGTTTGCTATCATCGTCAATAGTGTTATTTAGTTTGTTATTTCCACTCTTGTCAACAAGTATTATTGGAACTATACTGGCTTTAAAGGAGTTCCAATTGGTATCAAAATATATCAGACATATAAAAAAGAAAAAGTCTTTTGATGATTTGATCATTAAAAATGATAAACACACCCAAGGACTGGACGCAGACAATTAGCATTCTTCAAATGACGAAAGCATGGGAAAACAGGTACCTTGGGAAGTCCGTCAAAATTCTAAAGAGCGATGCTATGTGCTTGTCAGACTAATACAGATGTTCTATACCCCAAGTTCAAAAAGGAAGGTGTTACATGGAGATGGGGCATTAGGTGCTTGTCAGACATGAGATCTTTCTTAAATGTCTATGTGAAAAAAATTTTGAAAATCAAAAAGAAAAGAAAGAAAAAATGTTCCTCTATGGATATAATTGCAGGAAAGTCAATTACCACACAATACAGTGAAGGTATAAATATCAAACATCCAATGGCAAGCTCAAGTATCCTGAACTCTGCATACGAGGAAATAGACGGACATATGTTTTGGGAGGGTAGTCGGATTGTTGAGCAATACTCCAATTAGAGTTAATTGTTGCTTATCAAAAATTCTGGGAAAAAACAAAAGTTCCAGAAATCTTGAAGACTCATTTCGAATGAGAATGAAGGGTAAGGATTAGAATGTAGCAGATAATTTCAGCAAAAAACACCAGATCAGGACAGCCTACAAAGAATCCTATATTTGGTAATATATATAGCAAACTTACAAGATTCTAAAGGAAGGATACCAAGGTGTTGTAAGCAAATAATTTGCACTAAACAAGAATATTTGTTGATTGAGAAGTGAAAACGTCATGATTTGTTACCATATACTTTTGTCAGTGTTCAATTTATATTTCCAAATTGTTAAGATACTGTCTAATGGTAAAATAATAGGGCACAGGATAAAGAACATTTAGCACATATACATTAGACCATTGTTTCTGCTCTATAGTTATATCAACACTAACGAAAAAATATTATCATAATATTTGGTACAGTCATTGATGATCAACCATAAATTTATCAAATTCTATAGCTGTTATAAGACATGCTCTAGCAACTGTATGGACAGCACTCATAAATAATTCTCGAGTCAAGCTATCAAAAAACAAAGGGTATATTATGGTCAGCCCAATGGAGTTTCCATCTTTGTTTGTTTGCAATGAACAGAATACGCCAATCTTCAATAAGTCTTTGGTCAATCGTGTTTGAAACTCATTAATAATTTTGTAGTCGACATTCTGTAAAATTTTACCATCTTGAGCTAACAGACGAGGACTAGATATAATTTCAACTCTACCAACATCATTTTTATAAACGTAAACGCCGATTTTAAAATCCTCAAAATAACTGGTATTAATAATTGAAACTGTATTATCATTATCTATTGTTTCTTCTATATTGCAGACTGGATCCTTTTTGAGCCAATCAAGAATACTATTATACGGTGAGTTGCCGTTTGTTACTGATTGTGACATACTTGTAGTTCTGCATCATACTATAATAAGAACCGCATTGAGGAGCATGATGGACAATATTTGGAATTACCGCGGAGGATGGCACTCTTTTATTTTTCTTGAAAGTTAATAGCTGGATTATAATTTTACAACTGATTTTCAATACATTGACTCTGGTCTCAGGAATATACCTACGAAATCCTTTTGAATCAAACTTTGATGTTCCTGTAATTTTTAAAACTATTGGTCGGATTTTTACAGTTGTCCCTTCATCAACCACTTATTCATTCCAAGGCTCACCTATTCTTCGAAATTTAATATCCTTATTGTTTGAAGATTTAAGCTAACATGAATCAAATACATTTCACACAAGAGTAGACCTTGATTTTTATAACCTTCGTCAAACCCAATAGTAACGATCTTGTTATTTTTTAACATATGAAAATTAGTAATTTATTTAAAGTATTTATGCAATGCCTACATTGAACAGTCATAACGCTACCGGAGTTAAAAGGCAATAAAGGTTTGAATATAAAAGATCTCCTTACCGTAAAAACAGGCGAACTACTAGCCAAGGCAGATGAATTGAGGGAGGCAAATGAATCTTTAAGCATTGCTAATACTAAAATTAGAAAGAAAATAGAAGAAATAAAAAATGCAAGAAAGGATTTAACTGAATTAGAAATGGATCTTCTCGTAGCAAATAACCAAGTGAAGGAACTCAATGAAAGATTCGCATTGACCAATAAAGAACTCGCCAAAGTCAGTAAAGATCTAATTGTAGCCCATGAAGAGATAAAGCAACTAGTGTTAAAGCAAAAAGAGTTTGTCGATATCGCGGCTCATGAATTAAGGACACCAATCCAAGCTTTATCAGGAAATTTTGAATTGATTGAAATGGACATCCCATCACTTTTGAAAAATTCAGCAAAAGCTATGGAAACAACCATTAAAGAATTTGAACGTTTAATCAAAGATAAGCCCAGACTAGAGCAATTTAGAAATAGGCTTATATCAAGCTATAAGAATTCGCGAAGACTCGAGAAGTTAGTAAGTGATATACTTGTTACCTCACGAATCGAAAATAACAAATTACAATTACATAAAGAACCCTTTAATCTAAACGAAAAAATACAGGATGTGATTAATGACGTCCTTACAAAAACTAGGGTTGCTTCACTTCATGCTAATTCGCTCAATCCAGTTGACATAGTTTTTGAACCACAAAACGATCCTGTTATAGTATATGCAGATAAAATTAGGATTTTTGAAGTTATCTCAAACATAATGAATAATGCAATTAATTTTTCGGATGGAGAATCCATTACTGTTTCAGTTACAAAAAGTCAAAATAACGATGATAAAACAGACCACGAAAATTTCGAGGAGGTTGAATATACAAAAAGCAATAAAGAAAATGAAAAAGGTAGTGAATTGGTAATAGTATCTATCAAAGATAAAGGAAAAGGAATTGATGAGAAAATTTTACCACGACTATTTGAAAAATTTGTTACAAAATCAGATAAAGGCATTGGACTAGGTCTATACATATCTAAAAACATTGTCGAAGCTCATGGAGGTATCATTTGGGCCCAAAATAACAAGAATGAAAAAGGAGCGACAGTTTCGTTTAGTTTACCTTTAAGAGAATAGATGTGTTTTGATACAATAAAACACAACAACTTTCAAAATTAAATGAGGTGGAACGGATCATGGATTATTTATCTTTTAATAACATGAATTTAGTAACAGTTCTCACCCGCGGAGATTAAATTCCATATACTATAAGGGTTTAGTTCCTTTTATTGTTTATGGACATGGAATCGTTGCAATTGTATTGTTCTAAGGTTATCGGATCTTTCGATGTTGTAAATAAATATGAATATTATGGTTATTTCAGTTCTTTAATTCAGGACAGTCCATCAAAGGTTTTCATGATGCCCCAGTATAAATAGAGCAACAGAGTGACAAGAGTTGTATTCCATATAAGATGAACAGGATTAGCTTAATATGGTTATACCATCTGGTATAAATACAGAAGCTCATTTAATGAATTTTTGTTTATCTCAACGCGATTAGTATATAATAAATAGCAAATGTATTTATACAATTACCATTAGCAATTAATATCTTAATTTTGATTTTTTGTTCAACAAAATTGGTTATACTATTTTTTGCAAGCGTGATTTCAATAACATTAATAATTACAGATATGACAAATCCTGGATATGGCTTTTTTTCTAACACGACATTTGTTCAAAAAGATTTCACAACACAAAGCAACTCAGAGAACCCAACAGAAAATTTTCAAATATCCGGAGAATTAAAGGACTCACTCTATTGAAGACTTCGTCTCCAATAGCAATAGTACAAACGCTGCAGTTGTTTTAGGTTATGTAGATCCAAATGGAATGCAGTTTTATGGTTATGGCAACGTATCAGGATCAGTGAATACAACCGTAAACCAAAATACAATTTTTGGTATCGGTTCAATCACAAAAGTTTTCACCACAATCTTACTCTCAGATATCGTCGTGAACGACGGCCTGATTAAACTAGATGATCCTCTACAAAAGTATTTACCTTCTGATGTAATGGTACCGAAATATGATGCACAAAATATGACCCTGGAAAATCTAGCAACCCACACTGCTGGATTACCCGAGTTCCCAGATAACTTTTGTAAAGATCATATGGATAACTTTGATGTCAACCGGACTACTGAATACCGAATGAAAATAATAGAATGTACACAAAAGTATTCACCTTCTGAATTATATCAAAGTTTTTCTAACACTTTAATTACAACAGAAGTTGGTTCTAAATTTGGATATTCATCTTTTGGTACAGGATTGTTAGGTAACATTTTAGCTATAAAGTCTAATATGTCTTATGACGATCTCTTAGAAAAAAGGATTTATTCAGTGCTGGGCATGGTAAATACAAGCATCACTTTAACAGATGAACAGAAATCTAATTTGGCTGTTGGACATATTAATGGAGATGAACTCCCCACTTGGAATTTAGCTCCCGTAATAGCACCCAGTGGAGGGACATATTCTACTGCTAATGATATGTTCAAATTTGTCTCAGCGAATATTGGGTTGATTAAGACCAAATTGGATATTGCAATGCAAGAATCGCACTTAATCAGACACTATAATGGATTCCTGGGACCAAACAATGTATAAATATCGGATAACAACAGTGGTGAGAGGTTGTATGTTGGATTAGGATGGATGATAAATACCAATTATGGTAGCTAAATAGTATGGCATAATGGTACTACAGCTGACGGATACAACTATATAATTGCGTTTAATCCATCTACTCATAAAGGATTTGTTTTACTTGCCAGCGCGGACCACAACGACATTGATGTTGCAAACATTGGTTTGTTGCATAAAGAAGGCTTTGCAAATTTGATATGGAAATTACTTTACTAGTCTAGTCCTTAGGGGTTTTGTTTGAATGCTTAAATCCTTCCTTTCTTAAAGTGCAAGCAGATCACTTTATTTACAAATAAACTTTGGATGCAATTTTATAATAAATCAACAGATTCTTTATTTTCAATTTGCAAATATGATTGATTATTGTTACAACCGGTTTATACATATAGCATATAGCGCTACTGGAACTAGTATCTAATTCGGTGAGGTGAGTATGAAAATTCGTTACTTGTCAGGAGATATACTTTATTTATTCAGATTAAACTTATAATTAAGAACGGTCTCAAAAATATCAATTATGTAGAATCCATAACTTTTTACTATTAACTATTCCAAAAGAAAGTCAACTTCTGATGGCATTGTGGTTTGTCAGAGATCCAGCAATGTTACGGGTTACTTAAGAAGTGGGACGCGAAATCCTATTTTCAACTTGTGAATTTACTTATTGAGAACTAGAAAATGAAATAATATGGGAATGAAGCTTCATTTGATCATTACATATAATCAATATAATTTCTTTTATTTAAGAAAATAGTAGGGTACTAAGCCTTACCTAGAAACTAAATAGTAATATGCTTACAATATCATTTGTTCAAATCATAGGAACATTATTGTTTTTAACAAAACACTTAGAACCTATCCCAAAATTCGATAGAAATATAGCTCCTTATCTGTCTTGGTAAACCGTGATCTGTGTCCAGACT
Coding sequences:
- a CDS encoding DUF2299 family protein encodes the protein MSQSVTNGNSPYNSILDWLKKDPVCNIEETIDNDNTVSIINTSYFEDFKIGVYVYKNDVGRVEIISSPRLLAQDGKILQNVDYKIINEFQTRLTKDLLKIGVFCSLQTNKDGNSIGLTIIYPLFFDSLTRELFMSAVHTVARACLITAIEFDKFMVDHQ
- a CDS encoding sensor histidine kinase, giving the protein MNIKDLLTVKTGELLAKADELREANESLSIANTKIRKKIEEIKNARKDLTELEMDLLVANNQVKELNERFALTNKELAKVSKDLIVAHEEIKQLVLKQKEFVDIAAHELRTPIQALSGNFELIEMDIPSLLKNSAKAMETTIKEFERLIKDKPRLEQFRNRLISSYKNSRRLEKLVSDILVTSRIENNKLQLHKEPFNLNEKIQDVINDVLTKTRVASLHANSLNPVDIVFEPQNDPVIVYADKIRIFEVISNIMNNAINFSDGESITVSVTKSQNNDDKTDHENFEEVEYTKSNKENEKGSELVIVSIKDKGKGIDEKILPRLFEKFVTKSDKGIGLGLYISKNIVEAHGGIIWAQNNKNEKGATVSFSLPLRE
- a CDS encoding serine hydrolase domain-containing protein produces the protein MEDFVSNSNSTNAAVVLGYVDPNGMQFYGYGNVSGSVNTTVNQNTIFGIGSITKVFTTILLSDIVVNDGLIKLDDPLQKYLPSDVMVPKYDAQNMTLENLATHTAGLPEFPDNFCKDHMDNFDVNRTTEYRMKIIECTQKYSPSELYQSFSNTLITTEVGSKFGYSSFGTGLLGNILAIKSNMSYDDLLEKRIYSVLGMVNTSITLTDEQKSNLAVGHINGDELPTWNLAPVIAPSGGTYSTANDMFKFVSANIGLIKTKLDIAMQESHLIRHYNGFLGPNNV